The DNA sequence TTAAATGTACCAATCACTTGCATATGTAAATCCAACATGCTCGATCCATCATCGGAGTGTTAAAATAAGCGACGGCTGCATGTGCGTgcgcgagagagaaagagacagagaTCGGGATCTTCAAAAGAACACCGGTCTCAAACGCAAGTTACTTTTGCCTACTGGGAAATACAGGAGAGATACGAAACAAATCCCACCAACATCGGCAGCCGACGTTTTGCCTTACAACTCAGAATCTTGCGACGCGCACTTTGACTGTTCTTTAACTCGACAACATATGAATCATGAATGTGTCGGCACGTGACTTCCCACgtgcattttttcttttttccttgcccCTTTTGGAAATCACGACTAATATCTGAATTTTGAAAGGTGAAACAGAGCACTACTTTCTGCTTATTACTTGACTGAAACGAACAAGCTCTAAATTGTCTGTACTGTAATGTCGTCATAGAATCCCAATATGTAGGACAGGCTTTGTATTCGCAACATTTATTTGCTCGAGTTGCCCAGGCAAGTCGACTGGATTTGATTGCCCTGCCCCCCACCCACCCCATCCCCAAAACCCCCTCTCTTCCCTCTTGGCTCTCTACTGCAACTTTGCCAGGTACTGACCGACGGATTCGGGGTTCATCTCGAATAAAAAGCTTATCCCTTTGACCTGCGAATTTGTGACATTTTCGATCATATGGCCAGGACCAAAGCTTACATGAAACATCAAAAGGGACTGACAGGAATAAGAAAAGCGCACACAATATGCAACGGCGGCAGACTGAGCCAAGACATAGAACTATGTACCTCGATCAAACAGCCCGAGCTAAGATCCAGTCGCTGCCCGCTGGTGACTTCTCTCCCGTTCAAGAACATGGAGCACCTGCCTAGAttcttcaaagaaaaagaaccgtCCTTTTCCAACTTAATCAACGCCTGTCAAGATTACGTATTATCAGTCATCCTCACACAGAAACGGCAACATTAAGAACTTCCTGCAGCTAATATCCCACCCAAGGAACATGAAAACCATATTGGCCAAACCTGTCGTCGGGATATTTTGTTtgtccctcctcctcttccaagATCAATATCGACATCAAAGTCGTAAGTTGATCTGCCGAGTATGACCTGAAAAGCAGAAAGATCTTTGCAGTAAAAAGAGAGACCAAACATCATCAAGACCGGTGACactaaaatagaaataaaagatGTGCTTTAAGCAAGTTCGATGTTTAAATGTACACAGCTATCACCAGACCTTATTCTTGCCAACTTTGGGGTTTCAACCATGAAGAGGATTATAGGCTCATAAGTAATAGATTTACTAGTTCAAAGTCAATAATAAATTAACGCTTGCTCACAAAAATGCACGAGATTAACAGCAAACAAAGTCAATAATAAATTAACGCTTGCTCACAAAAATGCACGAGATTAACAGCAAACAAGGCTGAAATCTTCCACTCCTCCCCCAACCGGGAAAAAGGGGATAGAATGCAAAAATAAGCCAGTCGTTGGCATTCAACATGAAACAGCAAGGGTAATCATCTCCGCAAATCACATCAATGCGCAGAGTTATCCTTAGGAAGGGCCATCCACATCTCAGCAAACCAAAGCAAGTACCAAACCTAACTTTTCATGGGCCAGCAAAGACATATAATATCAGCAGTAGGTCACATATATGGGTATGATACTAACATACAGCCCCTTCATAAAACACCTTTGGCTCTATAATATCATAAGATCAGGTTTACGTATAAAATGAAACAGCTAAAACAGGATAATTTACATATGACAAAGGAAGCAAAACTACAACATTTTGGCATCAACTTCTTCTATTCCCCGAGAACCATTGGCTTCTCAACTTTTCAATGCAAATAAATGACAGGAACCTCATTACTGGAGGTGATCAGCATTCCATGTGCTATCGATGCAAGAACTCGAGAACAATGAATATCATGTATCCAAGGAGAACATAAAAGCCCAGATGAATTGCAGATTATCTAATGCAGGCACGGTGTGCAACAAAACCAAAATCAATCTATTTTAGCATGTGCACCCATCAAAGCAGCAATTCAATGATATTTCCTGTACAAAAAGAAGTAGGCAAGcaacaaaacaaaatcaatcTATTTTAGCATATACTAGTACCAAAGTAGTAATTCAAGATATTTCCTGAGCAAAAAACTAGCTTATTTTCAAACAACTCTCACGGCAAGTGAAGTTATTGAGAATATGAGACTGGCAtctaaaattggccaaaagaaaCGCATGCATTGACGAGATATGACTCTTCATATTAAGTAAATAAATTAAGCTTTGGCATATATTAGACAAAGAAACTTGACATTTATTAATTGATTCAGTAATATATATACCTCAGGTTTTCTAATGTAATGCTTCAAGTGGCGCCCGCATAATACTGCAAGGCCACCTCGAGAAGCGATGGCTCTCCGTATAGAAGATTGAACACATTGCTCCAATCTAACAATAGCCCTCTTAGCGTCCTCATGTGAGTACCTAGAAActagagagaaaagaaaacacaatTAATTTATATCCCATACAAATCATCATCATTATACTGGATATTTGACCCTCTGACTTACTACTGTCAACTCCAATGGCAACAGTTGAATGtcattattttggaaaattaaagGAATTATTGTAATTGCTAATTCTAGGATCATTAGTGAAGATGGAACATGTCATCAAATGAAGAGGAATTTGAACAGCAGGCAGTAAATGCTGATGAAGAAGTACCTTCTCTGCCGACATAGGTATCCCAATCGTTGGGACATAAATCCATGTCGAGTATCTGGAAGAATCAGGGTAAGTTCAGAAGAGATACAAGCTAGTACTATTgaagtttcttcatttttcccaaaaaaaaccaacaaatcATAGAATTCTACCATGGCTTCAATATCAGAAAAACAAGGAACGTCGTCTCCGCTTTCAGACTCTTCCGGATCCACGACAGAGGGACTTCCTTGTGGTTCCTGAAAATCATCTCTTGTAGGTCCTGCTCCGGCATCTAAATGAAAAGTCATAGCATTGCATATATCAGAGGACTCTAGCTTGGTCAATGCTTCTCCATTTATGTGTAATGGTCCAGATGCTGTTATGCACGGACTCCGGTCTAAATGGGCATTGAGGGCTGGCCTGGAGACAGAATTAAGATAGTTACTGCTGGCAAATTCACATTTTACCCCAGAACTAGCAAGTggatattttggaccaaaattTGACGACGCCTGCAGCCCCATTATCTGACAGGGCTCGGAAGATTGTGTgtggttcttttctttctttaagaAGCTCCGTCCTTGTTCTCTGTTTCCTCGGTTAGCAGATGATAAAGAGAGGCCACTGCGTGCCTTATGACTATGGTACGATGTAGACGGGATAAAATCATCGTTGCATGGAATCTCTGGGTCTTCACTATTCAATGTGCATACCATAAGTTCCTCACGGACGTCTCCAGGAAGAGGAGGATCTGGTGCCGCTGTTGATGAAAGCTTATCGATGTCTGCACTACCATGCTGGTACCCATGATCAACGTCTAACTTATCAACTCGGAAATCTGACGTTGGTGGAAAATTTACATCTTGACCACTAGCCAGATTTGAATTCAGTGTTTGAGTTGGACAAGGAACAGATGTATCATCTTTAACACTGCTGTTTGCATAATCCAACACCTGTAAATTAGCACTCTCGTTACAAACCTTATCTGTTGTACCTTTCTCATCAACGTCCATTAATAGGTCATCCCCATAGCTCCATAAACATTCAGAAAAATATACAAAGTCATTTTCAGAGAGAGCAGTAGAACTCCCAATTTGCTTGAGAGCATTTTCATCCGACAAAATTTTCTCAGAGCTGTTGTTGTGATCTGGCAAACACATGTGCTCCCTATTGAGATCATCGCAGAGTTTCATTACCTCTTCTATAGAAGGAATCTTATCATTCATTAGGATTGCAGGTGCTGCCACATCTTCGATCGTCTTCCATATAGGTAACCTCGAATGAGGAGATGACAGTTCTATCGAGTGGTTGGACGCACCAGCACCTGGAAGCGTATGACCTGGCTCCACGTCCTCAAGAACAGCACAATCCTTTGGATGACTATTATCCACATGCGTACTTAGGGTATCTTCATGACGACCATCAGAACTTTCAGTGTCCTTTCTCACTAGTTGCTTGACTGTGAATACAGGGACCTTTTCGTTGAACTTGTTACAGTAATCATTTCTCAAGTACCCTCCTTTTTCACTAGTTTCTTTAGCTGCAACAGAATCCATGACCAATCCAGGATTCAAAACATTTGCGTTAGGATCCTGTCCACCAAAGTGGCCTTGAATATGATTTTCATGCACAAAACTTTCATTACAGATGAAACCATTCACATCAGGTTCATCAGAGAAAATAGAATTTGCAGACTGGCTGCAAATCTGCTTCCGCATAGCATAATATATTTTCCGAATGCTCTCGGCTTTTCGTTTACCTGAAGTTTCTGGATTTTCTTTACAACTCCCAGATTTTTTAGCTGAAGTTTCGCACTCAATCATACGAGCAGAAGCTTCTGCAGAGATGGAAGGATCATAAAGAAGCGAATGCCACCGCTCTCTTATTTCTCCGACGGTAAACTTTCGAGAAAACCGTACAGCTCCTTTAGCTAGTGCTTCCAGAGAAGCACCCGACTGCACATACATGGAAACAGATAACAGGCAGAGGAATAAGCAtcttcttttttaaagaaaGCATGCGTGAACTCACATGCTCGACGAATTAAAGTGCGATTATAGCTAACAAGTTCCGAACCGGACACCATCCAAATACAATTTTCTGACAAAGCAACAACTAACCGCAAATACAATCTGAACAGCTCCATTCTCCATAATCCTCAGCACACAACATTTTACAGAAAAAGATAATACTAATAGCAAATCCGATGCAGTCTCTGAGCCTCGCTATCCCGCAAAACTTATGACTAACTTCGTTTGAATTGCAAATAAGCTCAACCTGACACTTGCCCATGCTGCCTAACTGATGAAACAATCAAACCTCGGTTTCTACCATAGAGACACCGTTTGCTATCGCATGTCaagacccaaaaagaaaaagaaaaaaagatgaccCATGGAGAGGAGCCCGCGACAATTTACCTCAACAGCGTTCTTCAACAACAGATCGTCCTCAGGTATCCAACTGGGGGCTGAAGCAACCGCCGCCATCGCGCTCGTGATTCGAACCCCAAGCGAAATTGAACCCATATCTAACACATTGCCCTGGGTTCGAGGGCGGCGAATAGGCGAGCTAGGCGTAGCGGCGGCGGCAAAGACCGGCGGGGACTCGGAGTCGGGGAGCCGCAAAAAAGTCGAGAGCGGCGGAGATGGGGTTGCTGCTCTGGGCTGCCCGGTCGCAAGGCTGAACTCAAGAGACCACGGGAGAGGTCCGACGATGGCGGCGAGGGTTGCTCCGGCTGGAGAGTCGGACTGTGCTGTGCCAGCGAGAGACGGAGACGGAGGCCGAGGCTCGAGGttagaagagagaggagaggtttcggtttcggtttcgccctttttgattttggattttttggagtcTATTCTATTTTGTCATGTATAATCTACATTCGGTTGATTACTCTATGCTAATTAACATGTTTGCATAAGACTTGAATTGCATATTATCGTCACaactccccaaaaaaaattataaaacaaaaTTGCAATTCAACCTACATGtcgacatttttttattttttgataatccaAGATCCGTAGGTCGTAATCGGGCCAACTCACCACTacccgaagggcggcgaagaccctttccgacACATGTCGACACTTTAGATAAAgcacaaagtgaaaaataaaattctttcCAAACACGAATGATGCGtacttttatttatattttcgcCTTTTGACAAGTAATTTGCATGTCAATctaagggcctgcatggtaaccattctcattctctgattctcatcccagaacagtaaaaaatgagaatgctgtttggtaacgtaaataattctgattctgattctgttcctagaatcaattttggagaatcggaatcggttttaaagtaaaatcccgaagcaaaaaaaagttacttctggaaaaagaatgacttttgaaaatagcaaacagaatgaagtctcacatctctcactttttccttgtaattttctcgtcatttttcccatctacctaataaaaataaaataaaataaaataaaataaaatgaaatgaaatgaaataaaaataaaaaataaaaaataattttttttaaaaaataacaaaaaatttagaaaatcctaaaaaatagaaaaagcttagattatgctagtttgaccttattttcataaagttgggcctaaatttcataaatttcatagatttcacttttctacaaagaatattgcatAGGgtgagggcatccaacatgcatatcggtagccgtgcgtcacaagatgtttctatgtatttagaaaacgcaacatttaaagaactttaaacatcatgtattaaaatttgtatttcattcatgacatgctaaaaaataatgtattttaaattatttgagtgtgcattgaaaattagtctttaatttagaatgaaattttataaattaaccgcatagttatttgacttaaatgaaaaaaatagggaaagaatcatttttttgaaacataaattttgtgcaattatcaaacacattctgattctctaaaacttattcaatatgagaatcaaaaaattcatttgaaccggAATCGGTTTTTCCGGATCAgaatgagaatcagagaatgagaatggttgcCATGCGAGCCCTAAgcgtcaaaatatttttatttatatttttgatatttaaaaaagCCGAAAAAGATGGCGACGCGGCGACTTACGAGCCTACTTAGCCCCGGCCCGAGCCACAAGAGCCAAATGATTTCTCGTGCAGGTTTGGTTGCTGGCCGAGTAAGAGTTCAATCTGACTCGGAGATTTTACATAAAAGAATTTTACGGTGGGTGAGCTAGAACAAATATATATTTAGGTTGAACCTTAAGGTTCACCCAATAGTTACCTTTGTGCGCCTATGTGATtagaagaaagttaaaaaaaaaaaaagtaaaacttcaatttaaaaaaacatgGATCTGTTAATTAGTTTATAATCTAAATAATGCTAGATATACTAATGGATTTACTAAATGATCTGGTCTGTGATTTGCTAGACCTGTTAATTAAAATAATCGCCTGATGTTTTGTCACGTCTTTAGTAAACTCATTTTAACTATACGAGTATTAGTATCTCTAGCAATACTGAGAAACCGATTTACGTTCTCTCTTTTACCTAGCACACTAGCAATTGTGCATCGACCGGACCAGGTTTTTCTCTCTGACTGAATAGTCTACTGGTTGAATCGAATCGATTAATAACCCGAGAACCGGAAGGTAACCGGAAGGTAAGCCGGTTCATTGACCGGTCCAGGTTAA is a window from the Rhodamnia argentea isolate NSW1041297 chromosome 8, ASM2092103v1, whole genome shotgun sequence genome containing:
- the LOC115741237 gene encoding uncharacterized protein LOC115741237 — translated: MGSISLGVRITSAMAAVASAPSWIPEDDLLLKNAVESGASLEALAKGAVRFSRKFTVGEIRERWHSLLYDPSISAEASARMIECETSAKKSGSCKENPETSGKRKAESIRKIYYAMRKQICSQSANSIFSDEPDVNGFICNESFVHENHIQGHFGGQDPNANVLNPGLVMDSVAAKETSEKGGYLRNDYCNKFNEKVPVFTVKQLVRKDTESSDGRHEDTLSTHVDNSHPKDCAVLEDVEPGHTLPGAGASNHSIELSSPHSRLPIWKTIEDVAAPAILMNDKIPSIEEVMKLCDDLNREHMCLPDHNNSSEKILSDENALKQIGSSTALSENDFVYFSECLWSYGDDLLMDVDEKGTTDKVCNESANLQVLDYANSSVKDDTSVPCPTQTLNSNLASGQDVNFPPTSDFRVDKLDVDHGYQHGSADIDKLSSTAAPDPPLPGDVREELMVCTLNSEDPEIPCNDDFIPSTSYHSHKARSGLSLSSANRGNREQGRSFLKKEKNHTQSSEPCQIMGLQASSNFGPKYPLASSGVKCEFASSNYLNSVSRPALNAHLDRSPCITASGPLHINGEALTKLESSDICNAMTFHLDAGAGPTRDDFQEPQGSPSVVDPEESESGDDVPCFSDIEAMILDMDLCPNDWDTYVGREVSRYSHEDAKRAIVRLEQCVQSSIRRAIASRGGLAVLCGRHLKHYIRKPEVILGRSTYDFDVDIDLGRGGGTNKISRRQALIKLEKDGSFSLKNLGRCSMFLNGREVTSGQRLDLSSGCLIEVKGISFLFEMNPESVGQYLAKLQ